A window from Candidatus Methylomirabilota bacterium encodes these proteins:
- a CDS encoding adenylosuccinate synthase, with amino-acid sequence MPNIVVVGAQWGDEGKGKIVDVLAPHVGVVVRYQGGNNAGHTVVVGREKFVLQSIPSGILHPGVRCVIGCGVVIDPSSLIEEMESLVQRGVSLDGNLYISKNAHLIMPYHPALDRASESQAGKRRIGTTGKGVGPAYADKTARIGIRMADLLDERLFREKLEFNIQQKNRLLREIYDEQTFTVEGILATYLRYAGWLAPYVTDTALLLHRWIEAGRSVLFEGAQGTMLDIDHGTYPFITSSSTTSGGASTGTGIPPTKIHGVLGISKAYCTRVGGGPFMTEVHGEMADVLRARGNEYGAVTGRPRRCGWADAVALRYAARINGLDTIALTKLDVLDACETVRVCVGYRYGGEILTDFPEEERIWHEAEPVYEELSGWQSSTHGMRSYAELPSKAREYVERLADLVGVSFSLVSTGPVRDETILVDDSPLTRWYPALRSALPEH; translated from the coding sequence ATGCCTAACATCGTGGTGGTGGGCGCCCAGTGGGGCGACGAGGGCAAGGGCAAGATCGTGGACGTGCTGGCGCCTCACGTGGGCGTGGTCGTCCGCTATCAGGGCGGCAACAACGCGGGCCACACGGTGGTGGTGGGGCGGGAGAAGTTCGTGCTGCAGTCCATCCCCTCCGGCATCCTGCATCCGGGCGTGCGCTGCGTGATCGGCTGCGGCGTGGTGATCGACCCCTCCTCGCTGATCGAGGAGATGGAGTCGCTGGTCCAGCGCGGCGTCTCCCTGGACGGCAACCTCTATATCTCCAAGAACGCGCACCTGATCATGCCCTACCACCCGGCGCTCGATCGGGCCTCGGAGTCGCAGGCCGGCAAGCGGCGCATCGGCACCACCGGCAAGGGCGTGGGCCCCGCCTACGCGGACAAGACGGCGCGCATCGGCATCCGGATGGCGGATCTGCTGGACGAGCGGCTCTTCCGTGAGAAGCTCGAGTTCAACATCCAGCAGAAGAACCGACTGCTGCGGGAGATCTACGACGAGCAGACCTTCACGGTCGAGGGCATCCTGGCGACCTACCTGCGTTACGCGGGGTGGCTGGCCCCCTACGTCACCGACACCGCGCTGCTCCTGCACCGCTGGATCGAGGCGGGCCGCTCGGTGCTGTTCGAGGGCGCGCAGGGCACGATGCTCGACATCGACCACGGCACCTATCCGTTCATCACCTCGTCCAGCACCACGTCGGGCGGCGCCTCCACCGGCACCGGGATCCCGCCCACCAAGATCCACGGCGTGCTCGGCATCTCCAAGGCCTACTGCACGCGAGTGGGCGGCGGGCCCTTCATGACCGAGGTGCACGGGGAGATGGCCGACGTGCTCCGGGCGCGGGGCAACGAGTATGGCGCGGTCACCGGCCGGCCGCGCCGCTGCGGCTGGGCCGACGCGGTCGCGCTGCGCTACGCGGCGCGCATCAACGGGCTCGACACCATCGCGCTCACCAAGCTGGACGTGCTCGACGCCTGCGAGACGGTGCGCGTCTGCGTGGGCTACCGCTACGGGGGTGAGATCCTGACCGACTTCCCGGAGGAGGAGCGGATCTGGCACGAGGCCGAGCCGGTGTACGAGGAGCTCTCGGGCTGGCAGAGCAGCACGCACGGCATGCGGAGCTACGCGGAGCTGCCGTCCAAGGCGCGGGAGTACGTCGAGCGCCTGGCCGACCTGGTCGGGGTCAGCTTCT
- the hisZ gene encoding ATP phosphoribosyltransferase regulatory subunit produces the protein MSVPRKGQPTQLPKGAKIYLPDEAARKRAVEERLFDVFRRWGYREVVTSAYEYFDVLSPGTDGELQERMFKMVDRESGWLLALRADVTPQIARIVATRMRDEPKPLRLHYVTNVFRYDEPHVGRYREFYQAGVELIGLPNPEGDAEMIAMTAEGLQVLGLERFQIDVGQTEFFRGILEDVGADPDTSRELRSALGHKDLSALERLVGELHAPAAVGELLLALPTLYGRGDVLDRAERLVKNARSEAALANLAEIYRLLRTYGLADSVLLDLGEVRGFDYYSGVHFEAYVSGLGAPLVGGGRYDQMLARFGYDCPATGFAFETSRALLAMESQGSEPRLSGPEFFVIDFTPDKTRALTVSRRLRDAGAAVARDIISRPLAESLAYAQGQRAHWALVIGGPGADPDQIRVIDLQAGGDAAERTVGLGELLADPREPFPGLGGGGTHA, from the coding sequence GTGAGCGTGCCGCGCAAGGGTCAACCGACTCAGCTGCCCAAGGGGGCCAAGATCTATCTGCCCGACGAGGCCGCCCGCAAGCGGGCGGTGGAGGAGCGGCTGTTCGACGTGTTCCGCCGCTGGGGCTATCGCGAGGTGGTGACCAGCGCCTACGAATACTTCGACGTGCTCTCCCCCGGCACCGACGGCGAGCTGCAGGAGCGCATGTTCAAGATGGTGGACCGCGAGAGCGGGTGGCTGCTCGCCCTGCGCGCCGACGTCACCCCGCAGATCGCGCGCATCGTGGCGACGCGCATGCGCGACGAGCCGAAGCCGCTGCGCCTGCACTACGTCACCAACGTGTTTCGCTACGACGAGCCGCACGTCGGCCGCTATCGCGAGTTCTACCAGGCCGGCGTCGAGCTGATCGGGCTGCCCAACCCGGAAGGCGACGCCGAGATGATCGCGATGACCGCCGAGGGGCTCCAGGTATTGGGGCTCGAGCGGTTCCAGATCGACGTGGGCCAGACCGAGTTCTTCCGCGGCATCCTCGAGGACGTCGGGGCCGACCCCGACACCTCGCGCGAGCTGCGATCGGCCCTCGGCCACAAGGATCTCTCCGCGCTGGAGCGGCTGGTGGGCGAGCTGCACGCGCCCGCCGCGGTCGGCGAGCTGCTGCTGGCGCTGCCCACCCTCTACGGGCGCGGGGACGTGCTCGACCGCGCGGAGCGCCTGGTCAAGAACGCTCGGTCGGAGGCCGCGCTCGCCAACCTGGCCGAGATCTACCGGCTCCTGCGGACCTACGGCCTCGCGGACTCGGTGCTGCTCGACCTGGGCGAGGTTCGCGGCTTCGACTACTACTCGGGCGTACACTTCGAGGCGTACGTCTCGGGGCTCGGCGCCCCCCTGGTGGGGGGCGGCCGCTACGACCAGATGCTCGCTCGCTTCGGCTACGATTGCCCGGCGACCGGCTTCGCCTTCGAGACGAGCCGCGCCCTCCTGGCCATGGAGTCGCAGGGATCGGAGCCGCGGCTGTCCGGCCCGGAGTTCTTCGTGATCGATTTCACGCCGGACAAGACGCGCGCCCTGACCGTGTCCCGGCGGCTGCGCGACGCGGGGGCCGCGGTGGCGCGCGACATCATCAGCCGGCCCCTGGCCGAGTCGCTGGCGTACGCGCAGGGTCAGCGCGCACACTGGGCGCTGGTCATCGGCGGGCCCGGTGCCGACCCGGACCAGATCCGGGTGATCGATCTACAGGCAGGCGGGGACGCGGCGGAGCGGACGGTGGGTCTCGGCGAGCTGCTCGCCGACCCGCGGGAGCCGTTCCCGGGTCTCGGAGGCGGAGGCACTCATGCCTAA
- a CDS encoding histidine phosphatase family protein has product MRVLLLRHAETDWNRERRFQGRHDVPLSDAGRGQADSAARLLAATPLAAVWSSPLSRARETATRIAAPHGLAVQVEEAFTEMDFGEWVGLTRDEVTTRFPDALSAWAETPQAARWPGAETLDQVRARALAGLERLRAAHQGQTICLVSHGITSRVLILEALGLGPDRLWSLHISSAGISELEFRDDWTTLHRMNSLVHLADIAVA; this is encoded by the coding sequence ATGCGCGTCCTGCTGCTTCGTCACGCCGAGACCGACTGGAACCGGGAGCGCCGCTTCCAGGGCCGGCACGACGTCCCGCTGTCGGACGCCGGCCGCGGGCAGGCCGACTCGGCCGCGCGCCTGCTCGCGGCCACGCCGCTGGCCGCGGTCTGGTCGAGCCCGCTCTCCCGCGCCCGCGAGACCGCGACGCGCATCGCCGCGCCGCACGGGCTCGCGGTGCAGGTGGAGGAGGCGTTCACCGAGATGGACTTCGGCGAATGGGTCGGGCTCACCCGCGACGAGGTGACCACGCGCTTTCCCGACGCGCTGTCCGCGTGGGCCGAGACGCCGCAGGCCGCCCGCTGGCCCGGGGCCGAGACGCTCGATCAGGTCCGCGCGCGGGCTCTCGCCGGGCTCGAGCGGCTCCGGGCCGCCCACCAGGGCCAGACGATCTGCCTGGTGTCCCACGGCATCACCAGCCGCGTGCTGATCCTGGAGGCGCTCGGTCTCGGGCCCGACCGGCTCTGGTCGCTCCACATCTCGTCCGCCGGCATCTCCGAGCTGGAATTCCGCGACGACTGGACCACCCTTCACCGGATGAACTCGCTGGTCCATCTGGCCGACATCGCGGTGGCCTGA
- a CDS encoding alanine--glyoxylate aminotransferase family protein — protein sequence MKKYYLMAPGPTPVPSNVLLAMARPMIHHRTPEYEALFIEVRAGLKRLFQTSQDVIPFTASGTGALEAAVVNTLSAGDTALVLRAGKFGERWDEICRTYGITVIPLDAPFGHTVPAEAFEQALRAHPEAKAVLMQHSESSTGVLHDVRGIAAVTRDTGAILVVDAVSSLGIADLRMDEWGVDVVVAGSQKGLMLPPGLSFCALSEKAWGHAKASRLPKYYFDIATERKFVARNECRFTPAVSIFVGLREVLKMIETETLPGVFRRHERLARATRGGVEALGLELFAKATPSPALTAVVAPRGMDSEAVLSTYSTSHNITIAGGQGEMKGRVFRLGHMGYVADFDVITALAALEQVLQELGHPVDLGAGVRAVQKALGER from the coding sequence ATGAAGAAGTACTACCTGATGGCGCCGGGTCCCACCCCCGTGCCGTCGAACGTCCTGCTGGCGATGGCCCGGCCGATGATCCACCATCGGACGCCGGAGTACGAGGCGCTGTTCATCGAGGTCCGCGCCGGGCTCAAGCGACTCTTCCAGACGAGCCAGGACGTGATCCCGTTCACCGCGTCGGGCACCGGCGCGCTCGAGGCGGCGGTGGTCAATACCCTGTCCGCGGGGGACACCGCCCTGGTGCTGCGGGCCGGCAAGTTCGGCGAGCGCTGGGACGAGATCTGCCGCACCTACGGCATCACGGTGATCCCGCTGGACGCGCCGTTCGGCCACACGGTGCCCGCGGAGGCCTTCGAGCAGGCGCTGCGCGCGCATCCGGAGGCCAAGGCGGTCCTGATGCAGCACAGCGAGTCGTCGACCGGTGTCCTCCACGATGTCCGAGGCATCGCGGCGGTCACTCGCGACACCGGGGCCATCCTGGTGGTGGACGCGGTGTCGAGCCTCGGCATCGCCGACCTGCGCATGGACGAGTGGGGCGTGGACGTGGTGGTGGCCGGGTCCCAGAAGGGGCTGATGCTGCCGCCGGGTCTCTCCTTCTGCGCGCTGTCCGAGAAGGCGTGGGGCCACGCGAAGGCGTCCCGGCTGCCCAAGTACTACTTCGACATCGCCACCGAGCGGAAGTTCGTGGCCCGCAACGAGTGCCGCTTCACGCCCGCGGTCTCCATCTTCGTGGGGCTGCGCGAAGTGCTGAAGATGATCGAGACCGAGACGCTGCCCGGCGTGTTCCGCCGTCACGAGCGGCTGGCCCGGGCGACGCGCGGCGGGGTGGAGGCCCTCGGCCTCGAGCTGTTCGCGAAGGCCACGCCCAGCCCCGCGCTGACCGCGGTGGTGGCGCCGCGCGGGATGGACAGCGAGGCGGTGCTCTCGACCTACTCGACCTCGCACAACATCACCATCGCGGGCGGGCAGGGGGAGATGAAAGGGCGGGTCTTCCGTCTCGGCCACATGGGCTACGTCGCGGACTTCGACGTGATCACCGCCCTCGCCGCCCTCGAGCAGGTGCTGCAGGAGCTGGGGCACCCCGTCGATCTGGGCGCCGGGGTGCGCGCGGTCCAGAAGGCCCTCGGCGAGCGCTGA
- a CDS encoding SagB/ThcOx family dehydrogenase, protein MRRRGQALDWEIKPLPFKIYPAIEPLRLPTDLPALAVDTFDALAPGPPPAPAPPLDLHRLAALLFFSAGVTRVKTYPGGTQVHFRAAASTGALYQTEAYVVAGDVAGLDPGVYHFNPGDFSLRRLRAGDFRGAVALAAADHAVAEQPASIVLSAIYWRNTWKYQARGYRHLFWDSGTLLAQLLAAARALRLPARLVAGFVDVEMDALLGLDASKESVLVVVPVGAAGRPASAPPLVTALAPEVIPLSAREIDYPLLRRALEDSRLDSEAEVEEWRERGRAETTPRRDTGAADPIALPAPSAEAGRSLGETITRRGSTREFSGEAIGVEALSSALYHATRGVPADASAGQVDLYLAIHAVDGIAPGAYFYDRAAHGLLSLRSGTVRDDAAFLCLEQPLGGQSSATVFFLADLTRALDRWGNRGYRLVNLEAGLIGGRLYLGAYGQRFGATGLTFYDREVVAFFSPHAAGRDAVFVTALGRSVRRG, encoded by the coding sequence GTGCGGCGCCGCGGCCAGGCCCTGGACTGGGAGATCAAGCCGCTGCCGTTCAAGATCTACCCGGCGATCGAGCCCCTGCGTCTGCCCACCGATCTGCCCGCGCTCGCCGTCGACACGTTCGACGCCCTGGCGCCGGGTCCGCCGCCCGCGCCCGCTCCGCCGCTCGACCTGCACCGCCTGGCCGCGCTGCTCTTCTTCTCGGCCGGCGTGACGCGGGTCAAGACCTATCCGGGCGGCACCCAGGTCCACTTCCGCGCCGCCGCGTCGACCGGCGCGCTCTATCAGACCGAGGCGTACGTGGTGGCCGGCGACGTCGCCGGCCTCGACCCGGGCGTCTATCACTTCAACCCCGGCGACTTCAGCCTGCGCCGTCTCCGGGCCGGTGATTTCCGCGGCGCAGTCGCGCTCGCCGCCGCCGACCACGCGGTGGCCGAGCAACCGGCGTCGATCGTGCTGTCCGCGATCTACTGGCGGAATACCTGGAAGTACCAGGCGCGCGGCTACCGCCACCTCTTCTGGGATTCGGGCACGCTCCTGGCCCAGCTGCTCGCCGCGGCGCGGGCGCTCCGCCTGCCGGCCCGCCTCGTCGCCGGCTTCGTGGACGTCGAGATGGACGCGCTGCTCGGGCTCGATGCCTCGAAGGAATCCGTGCTGGTCGTCGTGCCGGTGGGCGCGGCCGGCCGCCCGGCTTCCGCGCCACCGCTGGTGACCGCGCTCGCGCCCGAGGTGATCCCGCTGTCCGCACGCGAGATCGACTATCCGCTCCTCCGCCGGGCCCTCGAGGACTCGCGCCTCGACTCCGAGGCCGAGGTCGAGGAATGGCGCGAGCGCGGCCGCGCCGAGACTACGCCACGCCGCGACACCGGGGCGGCCGATCCGATCGCGCTGCCCGCGCCGAGCGCTGAAGCGGGACGCTCGCTGGGCGAGACGATCACCCGCCGCGGCTCGACGCGCGAGTTCTCCGGCGAGGCGATCGGCGTCGAGGCCCTGTCGAGCGCGCTCTATCACGCCACCCGCGGCGTCCCCGCCGACGCCTCCGCCGGGCAGGTCGATCTCTACCTCGCCATCCACGCCGTGGACGGCATCGCGCCGGGCGCGTATTTCTACGACCGCGCCGCGCACGGGCTCCTGTCCCTGCGGTCCGGCACCGTGCGGGATGACGCCGCGTTCCTGTGCCTCGAGCAGCCGCTGGGCGGCCAGTCGAGCGCGACCGTCTTCTTCCTCGCCGACCTGACGCGCGCGCTGGATCGCTGGGGCAATCGCGGCTACCGGCTCGTGAATCTCGAGGCGGGGCTGATCGGAGGGCGGCTCTACCTGGGCGCGTACGGTCAGCGCTTCGGGGCGACCGGCCTGACCTTCTACGATCGCGAGGTGGTCGCGTTCTTCTCCCCGCACGCGGCGGGACGGGATGCGGTGTTCGTGACCGCACTGGGGCGGTCGGTCCGGCGCGGATAG
- the mtnA gene encoding S-methyl-5-thioribose-1-phosphate isomerase, with product MINPVRWENGRLVLLDQTRLPAEEVERSCASWAEVADAIRRLVVRGAPAIGVAAAYGLVLAARESAARDASALRSDLEDAIKGLAATRPTAVNLFWALDRMRGVIDAGPDLPAPALAERLLAEARAIQAEDLAANHAMGAYGVALVPEGARVLTHCNAGALATAGYGTAVGVIRAAHARGRLAMVWVDETRPVMQGSRLTAWELAREGIPHRLISDVAAGFVMQRGEVDLVVTGADRIAANGDTANKIGTYSVAVLARHHRIPFYVAAPWSTIDPSIPDGGAIVIEERDAAEVRGVAGRQTAPADSPVFNPAFDVTPAELITAIITERGVVRPPYHFT from the coding sequence ATGATCAACCCGGTGCGCTGGGAGAACGGGCGTCTCGTGCTCCTCGACCAGACGCGCCTGCCCGCCGAGGAGGTCGAGCGCTCCTGCGCGTCCTGGGCCGAGGTGGCCGACGCCATCCGCCGCCTGGTGGTGCGGGGCGCGCCCGCGATCGGGGTGGCCGCGGCCTACGGCCTGGTCCTGGCCGCGCGCGAGAGCGCGGCGCGGGACGCCTCGGCGCTGCGCTCGGATCTCGAGGACGCGATCAAGGGGCTCGCCGCGACCCGCCCCACCGCGGTCAATCTCTTCTGGGCCCTCGACCGGATGCGCGGGGTGATCGACGCCGGCCCCGATCTGCCGGCGCCCGCGCTGGCCGAGCGGCTGCTCGCCGAGGCCCGCGCGATCCAGGCCGAGGACCTCGCGGCCAACCACGCCATGGGCGCCTACGGCGTGGCGCTGGTGCCGGAGGGGGCGCGCGTGCTGACCCACTGCAATGCGGGCGCGCTGGCCACCGCCGGCTACGGCACCGCGGTCGGGGTCATCCGCGCGGCGCACGCGCGCGGCCGTCTCGCCATGGTGTGGGTGGACGAGACGCGACCGGTCATGCAGGGCTCGCGGCTCACCGCGTGGGAGCTGGCCCGGGAGGGCATCCCCCACCGGCTGATCTCCGACGTGGCGGCGGGCTTCGTCATGCAGCGGGGCGAGGTGGACCTGGTGGTCACCGGCGCCGATCGCATCGCGGCCAACGGGGACACCGCGAACAAGATCGGCACGTACTCGGTCGCGGTGCTCGCGCGTCACCACCGGATCCCGTTCTACGTGGCCGCGCCCTGGTCCACCATCGACCCGTCCATCCCGGACGGCGGCGCCATCGTCATCGAGGAGCGAGACGCCGCCGAGGTGCGCGGGGTGGCGGGCCGGCAGACCGCGCCGGCGGATTCGCCGGTGTTCAACCCGGCCTTCGACGTCACGCCCGCGGAGCTGATCACCGCGATCATCACCGAGCGGGGCGTGGTACGCCCGCCGTACCACTTCACCTAG
- a CDS encoding DUF167 domain-containing protein, whose translation MPARTPARGHPSVLSPSVLHVRVQPRARQNEVVGWQDETLRVRVTASPHDGEANRAVSRVLAEAFDVPISRIVLVRGAASRDKVFRIGSAPIPPRRSARP comes from the coding sequence ATGCCAGCCAGGACGCCGGCTAGGGGCCATCCCTCGGTCCTCTCCCCCTCGGTCCTCCACGTGCGGGTGCAGCCGCGCGCCCGGCAGAACGAAGTGGTCGGCTGGCAGGATGAGACGCTGCGGGTGCGGGTGACCGCGTCGCCCCACGACGGCGAGGCGAACCGTGCGGTCAGCCGCGTGCTGGCCGAGGCCTTCGACGTGCCGATCTCGCGGATCGTGCTGGTGCGGGGCGCCGCCTCGCGCGACAAGGTGTTCCGCATCGGGTCGGCCCCGATCCCGCCCCGGCGGAGCGCACGGCCATGA
- a CDS encoding DivIVA domain-containing protein: MRITPMDIRQQQFTVRMFRGFDVQEVDTFLEDLAADYEALLKENTLLKEHLQAAEERTRGLEQRERMLQETLVTTQRMVEEMKDNARREAQLLIKEAEMQGEKTIESARTAEAAIQAQISQLKRTRRQLAESLRATVDMYQRLLDQDLEHDASQDAG; the protein is encoded by the coding sequence GTGCGTATCACGCCCATGGATATCCGTCAGCAGCAGTTCACCGTCCGGATGTTCCGCGGCTTCGACGTCCAGGAGGTGGACACCTTCCTCGAGGACCTGGCCGCCGACTACGAGGCGCTCCTCAAGGAGAACACTCTCCTGAAGGAGCACCTGCAGGCCGCCGAGGAGCGCACTCGCGGGCTCGAGCAGCGCGAGCGCATGCTCCAGGAGACGCTGGTCACCACCCAGCGGATGGTCGAGGAGATGAAGGACAACGCCCGGCGCGAGGCTCAGCTGCTCATCAAGGAGGCGGAGATGCAGGGCGAGAAGACCATCGAGTCCGCCCGCACCGCCGAGGCCGCCATCCAGGCCCAGATCAGCCAGCTCAAGCGCACGCGGCGGCAGCTCGCCGAGTCGCTGCGGGCGACCGTGGACATGTACCAGCGGCTGCTGGACCAGGACCTCGAGCACGATGCCAGCCAGGACGCCGGCTAG
- a CDS encoding YggT family protein produces MDGFVDFLGWLLSLYSWVIIAAALITWVSPDPRNPIVQFLRQVTEPVLAPVRRLLPPWKTGGLDFSPLIVIIAIQFVERVVLSSLRQVH; encoded by the coding sequence GTGGACGGCTTCGTGGACTTCCTCGGCTGGCTCCTCAGCTTGTACTCGTGGGTGATCATCGCGGCGGCCCTGATCACGTGGGTGAGCCCGGATCCACGCAATCCCATCGTCCAGTTCCTGCGGCAGGTGACCGAGCCGGTGCTCGCGCCGGTCCGGCGTCTCCTGCCGCCGTGGAAGACCGGCGGGCTCGATTTCTCCCCGCTGATCGTCATCATCGCCATCCAGTTCGTGGAGCGGGTGGTCCTGTCGAGCCTGCGCCAGGTGCATTGA
- the proC gene encoding pyrroline-5-carboxylate reductase, whose protein sequence is MSIKDKKVGFLGSGNMGEAIIKGLLQAGLVPAASIAATDARADRLQQMARQYGIRAAASNREMVDEADVVILAVKPQIMGSVLQEIAGSVSRAKLLISVAAGVPVSALRAGLGKPARLIRVMPNTPALVLEGVTAIARSEGLDAGDLELAQELFAAVGRVVVLDEEALDAVTGLSGSGPAYVAIVIESLADGGVRMGLDRATAMTLATQTVLGSARLILETGMHPAQLKDMVSSPGGTTIAGITALEEGGVRRTFISAVERATLRSRELGGKR, encoded by the coding sequence GTGAGCATCAAGGACAAGAAGGTGGGCTTCCTGGGCTCGGGCAACATGGGCGAGGCCATCATCAAGGGGTTGCTGCAGGCCGGGCTCGTGCCGGCCGCCTCGATCGCCGCGACCGACGCGCGCGCCGATCGGCTCCAGCAGATGGCCCGGCAGTACGGCATCCGCGCCGCCGCGTCCAACCGGGAGATGGTCGACGAGGCCGACGTGGTGATCCTCGCGGTGAAGCCGCAGATCATGGGGTCGGTCCTGCAGGAGATTGCCGGCTCGGTGAGTCGCGCCAAGCTGCTGATCTCGGTCGCGGCCGGCGTGCCGGTGTCCGCCTTGCGCGCCGGGCTCGGCAAGCCGGCGCGGCTCATCCGCGTGATGCCCAACACCCCCGCGCTCGTGCTGGAGGGCGTCACCGCGATCGCGCGGTCCGAGGGGCTCGACGCCGGCGACCTGGAGCTGGCCCAGGAGTTGTTCGCCGCGGTGGGCCGCGTGGTGGTGCTGGACGAAGAGGCGCTCGATGCGGTGACCGGCCTGTCGGGCTCCGGCCCCGCCTACGTGGCGATCGTGATCGAATCGCTGGCCGACGGCGGGGTGCGGATGGGGCTCGATCGCGCGACCGCCATGACCCTGGCCACCCAGACCGTGCTGGGCTCGGCCCGGCTCATCCTCGAGACCGGAATGCATCCGGCGCAGCTCAAGGACATGGTGTCCTCCCCCGGCGGGACCACGATCGCCGGGATCACCGCGCTGGAAGAAGGAGGCGTGCGGCGGACATTCATCAGCGCGGTCGAGCGAGCCACCCTGCGCTCGCGCGAGCTCGGAGGCAAGCGCTAG
- a CDS encoding YggS family pyridoxal phosphate-dependent enzyme, with protein sequence MLDIRANLGRVQEAVARACARAGRSPDHVLLIAVSKTMEAERIRLAIEAGVAALGENRVQEAKEKIAQLGHPVPWHLIGSLQTNKARDAARLFDWIHSVDRLDLAGELSRRAGDRVLNVLLQVNLGDEPQKGGIAPAEVKRLAESVAGLPGLRVRGLMAIPPAAESAEHTRPHFRRLRELRDELGFEHCSMGMSADYEVAIEEGATMVRVGTAIFGPRTASPGSHA encoded by the coding sequence ATGCTGGACATACGCGCCAACCTCGGGCGGGTCCAGGAGGCCGTCGCGCGGGCGTGCGCGCGGGCCGGTCGCTCCCCCGACCATGTCCTGCTCATCGCGGTTTCCAAGACCATGGAAGCCGAGCGCATCCGTCTGGCCATCGAGGCCGGGGTCGCGGCCCTCGGAGAGAACCGGGTGCAGGAGGCCAAGGAGAAGATCGCGCAGCTGGGCCACCCGGTGCCGTGGCATCTCATCGGATCGCTGCAGACCAACAAGGCCCGCGACGCCGCGCGCCTGTTCGACTGGATCCATTCGGTGGACCGGCTCGACCTGGCCGGCGAGCTCTCCCGCCGGGCCGGTGATCGGGTCTTGAACGTCCTGTTGCAGGTCAATCTGGGGGACGAGCCGCAGAAGGGCGGCATCGCGCCGGCCGAGGTCAAGCGCCTCGCCGAGTCGGTGGCGGGACTGCCGGGGCTCCGGGTGCGCGGGCTGATGGCGATTCCCCCGGCCGCCGAGAGCGCGGAGCACACGCGCCCGCATTTCCGGCGACTGCGCGAGCTGCGCGACGAGCTGGGCTTCGAGCACTGCTCGATGGGGATGAGCGCCGACTACGAGGTCGCGATCGAGGAGGGCGCCACCATGGTGCGCGTGGGTACCGCCATCTTCGGCCCGCGCACCGCATCGCCCGGGAGCCACGCGTGA
- the pgeF gene encoding peptidoglycan editing factor PgeF translates to MTASGARREEQLPYFVTSPLLTARGLPHLFTTRHFPGVSRPTVPRPPFGAGSRDLLTSRGLVGEPAFARQVHGADVIEVERGGFAGHADGLATSRPGLPLCISTADCLPIVLYDPRAGRLAGVHAGWRGTVQSVVTAAVRRLVEAGSAAVDLVAAIGPSIGPCCYEVDAPVLERLEAAFPRGWRSWILPKGPGKWMLDLWRANLDQLAAAGVGPERVDLLGLCTGCRPDLLFSYRRERGAGRLVAVAALPTSSPAPGPDTLRRA, encoded by the coding sequence GTGACCGCGAGCGGGGCGCGCCGGGAAGAGCAGCTGCCGTACTTCGTGACGTCGCCCCTCCTGACCGCTCGCGGCCTGCCGCACCTCTTCACGACCCGTCACTTTCCCGGGGTATCGCGTCCCACCGTGCCGCGCCCGCCGTTCGGCGCCGGGTCACGGGACCTCCTGACTTCCCGCGGCCTGGTCGGTGAGCCCGCGTTCGCGCGCCAGGTGCACGGCGCCGACGTGATCGAGGTCGAGCGGGGTGGATTCGCGGGCCACGCCGATGGGCTGGCCACGTCCCGCCCCGGGCTCCCGCTCTGCATCTCCACCGCCGACTGCCTGCCCATCGTGCTGTACGATCCGCGGGCCGGTCGCCTGGCCGGCGTGCACGCGGGCTGGCGGGGCACCGTCCAGTCCGTCGTCACGGCCGCGGTTCGGCGGCTGGTCGAGGCGGGTAGCGCCGCGGTCGATCTGGTCGCGGCGATCGGGCCCTCGATCGGCCCCTGCTGCTACGAGGTGGACGCCCCGGTGCTGGAGCGCCTCGAGGCGGCCTTCCCCCGTGGCTGGCGCAGCTGGATCCTCCCGAAGGGGCCGGGCAAGTGGATGCTCGACCTGTGGCGGGCGAACCTGGACCAGCTGGCGGCCGCCGGGGTTGGCCCCGAACGGGTCGATCTGCTGGGGCTTTGCACCGGATGCCGCCCCGACCTCCTCTTCTCCTATCGCCGCGAGCGCGGGGCCGGCCGGCTGGTCGCCGTGGCCGCGCTGCCCACATCGTCGCCGGCCCCTGGGCCGGATACCCTCCGCCGGGCCTGA